The Streptomyces tubercidicus DNA segment ACCGCGGACCGCGGAGCCCTGCCCGGCGCCCGAATCCGTCGGCCTGCACGCGAAGCTGCCCGGCCCCGCGGTGGTGCTGCGCGAGCTCATCGAGGAGGCGGGCATCAAGGTCACCCGCGACCGCACCCCGGGGGAGTCGGAGGGCTTCCTCCGGCTGCCCGGTGGGGCCTGTCTGGCGCTGACCAATGGCTACCCGGCGACCTCCCACGCCTACGGGAAGTACATCCGCTTCGACCTCTCCCTGGACTACCGCGCCGCCACCCGGATCGCCCTGGCGGCCTCGGCGGCGGTCTCCGAGGACGACCTCGCGGAAGCCGTCGGGCTGTTCCAGGCGCTGGGCAAGCAGGTCAGTGTGGTCGAGGACGTGCCGGGAATGATCGTCGCCCGGACGATCGCGATGATCATCGACTTCGCCGTGGACGCCGCGGCCCGCGGGATCGCCACCCCGGAGGACATCGACACGGCCATGCGACTGGGCGTGAACTACCCCGGCGGCCCCATGGAATGGGCCGAGCGGCTGGGCGCCCAGTGGGTGTGGGATCTGCTGGATTCGATGCATCACCACGATGCCGGCGGGCGCTACGCACCGTCCTGGGCGCTACGGCGCCGTGCAGACCTCGATGAATTGGTGCTCTAATCATGACCATGGCCAAGCGCGACACCTATACGCCCGATTCGCTGCTCGCGGTCGCCGTCGAGGTGTTCATCGAGCGCGGCTACGACGGCACGTCCATGGAGCACCTCTCCAAGGCGGCCGGGATCTCGAAGTCCTCGATCTACCACCATGTGCGCAGCAAGGAAGAGCTGCTGCACCGCGCCATAAGCCGCGCGCTGGACGGGCTGTTCGGTGTGCTGGAGGAGCCGGGCGCCCTCCAGGGGCGGGCGATCGAGCGGCTGGAGCATGTCACCCGGCGTGTGGCCGAGGTGCTCATGGACGAACTCCCCTATGTGACGCTGCTGTTGCGGGTGCGCGGAAACACGGACACCGAGCGGTGGGCCATGGAGCGCCGCCGGGAGTTCGACCACGAGGTGTCCGACCTGCTCAAGCAGGCCGCCGCCGACGGCGACCTACGGGACGACGTGGACATCCGGCTGGCCACCCGGCTGCTCTTCGGCATGATCAACTCGATTGTGGAGTGGTACCGGCCGGGGCGGGGCGGCGCGGTGAGCCGTGACGAGGTCGCCGAGGCCGTGGTACGTACGGCGTTCGCGGGGCTGCGCAAGCCCTGAGCGGTGTACTTGCCGGGCCCGTGCCCCTTGATCCAGGGGCACGCGCTCAGGGCTCCCCCGAGGGGCCCGTGCCCGGCGTGAGTTCACTCCGGCAGCGGTCGGCCGGTCATTCCTCTTCGGGGCCGAGATCGGTCTCCTCGAAGACCAGCAGCGTGCGGGTGCTCAGGACTTCCGGTATCGACTGGATCCGGGTGAGGACCAGCTCCCGCAGCTCGCGGTTGTCCTTGGTGTGGACCAGCAGCAGCACATCGAAATCGCCGCTGACCAGCGCGATATGCGTGGCCCCCGGCAGCGCCGTGAGCTGCTTGCGCACGGTCCGCCAGGAGTTCTGCACGATCTTCAGCGTGATGTAGGCGGACGCGCCCTGACCTGCCCGTTCCTGGTCGATAAGGGCGCTGAAGCCACGGATCACACCGTCTTCGATCAGCCGGTTGATCCGGGCGTAGGCATTGGCGCGCGAGACATGGACCCGGTCGGCCACGGAGCGTATCGAGGCCCGCCCGTCGGTCTGCAGCATGCGCAGGATCGAACGGTCGATGGTGTCCAGCGGGCGTGCGGCCGGCGAGGGCGGGGCGGAGGCCGTCGGAGGCGGGCCGGCCGCTGTCGCCGGTTGCCCGCCGGAATTGGCCATCTGTTCGTCCGGCATATGGTCCCGCCTCCCCTTTGTGGACGCCCTGGCTTCATCTCAAGCTGTGGAGAACCGTTTGTCCACAGGCTGAGCCCGCCTGTAGCCAAAATGCATCAGCGACCGAACAATCGGTAGGGCAGGGCGTACCCGCCCTGGCCGATTCCATCCTGCCCGTCGCCCGCCCACACCCACATGAGGCGCCTGGCGCCACCCCTTCGATCCGAGGAGGTGCTCGACATGACGGTCCTTGAGCAGCCCGGCAGCAGCAGGAACAAGAGCAGCCTGGCCGGTCCGCCGCCCGCCTGGCAGCCGCGCGTCGACCCCACGCCCCTCCTGCCCGACGCGGAGCCGTACCGCCTCCTGGGCACGGACGCCGCGGCCCGGCTCGACTCCGGACTGCTGACCCGCCTGTACACCGAGCTGGTCCGCGGCCGCCGGTACAACGCCCAGGCCACGGCCCTGACCCGGCAGGGACGCCTGGCGGTCTACCCGTCCTCCACCGGCCAGGAAGCCTGTGAGGTCGCCGCGGCGCTGGCCCTCGAAGACCGCGACTGGCTCTTCCCCAGCTACCGCGACACCCTCGCCGCCGTGGCCCGCGGGCTCGACCCCGTACAGGCCCTGACCCTGCTGCGCGGCGACTGGCACAACGGCTACGACCCTCAGGAACACCGCATCGCCCCCCTGTGCACCCCGCTCGCCACCCAGCTCCCGCATGCCGTGGGCCTGGCGCACGCCGCCCGCCTCAAGGGCGACGAGGTGGTCGCGCTGGCCATGGTCGGCGACGGCGGCACGAGCGAGGGTGACTTCCACGAGGCGCTGAATTTCGCGGCGCTCTGGCAGGCGCCGGTCGTCTTCCTCGTCCAGAACAACGGCTTCGCGATCTCCGTGCCGCTCGCCAAGCAGACCGCCGCGCCGTCCCTCGCCCACAAGGCGGTCGGCTACGGCATGCCGGGCCGCCTGGTCGACGGCAATGACGCCCCCGCGATGCATGAGGTGCTCACCGAGGCCGTGGCGCGGGCCCGCCGGGGCGGCGGCCCCACCCTGATCGAGGCCGTCACCTACCGCATCGAGGCCCACACCAACGCCGACGACGCCACCCGCTACCGCAGCGACGCCGAGGTCGAGACCTGGCAGGCACACGACCCGATAGCTCTCCTGGAGCGTGAGCTGGCCGCCCGCGATCTGCTGACCGACGCATTCGTCGGCGCCACCCGGGACGGCGCCGAGCAGCTGGCGGCCGACCTCCGGGAGCGGATGAACGCCGACCCGGAGGTGGACCCGATGGACCTGTTCACCCACGTATTCGCCGAGCAGACCAGCCAACTGCGGGCACAGGCCGCACAGTTGCGTGCCGAGCTGGACGCCGAGTCCGCCGGACACACCGAGGACGCAGCGGGCACCGACGGGTCCGCCGAGGAGGCCAGGCCATGACGACCACCGCTCCGGCGACCGCGCGCAAGCCCGCCACCATGGCGCAGGCGCTGACCCGCGCGCTGCGCGACGCCATGGCCGACGACCCGTCCGTGCATGTCATGGGCGAGGACGTCGGCACCCTGGGCGGCGTCTTCCGGGTCACCGACGGCCTCGCCAAGGAATTCGGCGAGGACCGCTGCACGGACACCGCGCTCGCCGAGGCCGGCATCCTGGGCACCGCCGTCGGCATGGCGATGTACGGGCTGCGGCCGGTCGTCGAGATGCAGTTCGACGCCTTCGCCTACCCGGCGTTCGAGCAGCTGATCAGCCATGTCGCCCGGATGCGCAACCGCACCCGCGGCGCGCTGACGATGCCGCTGACCATCCGTATCCCCTACGGGGGCGGGATCGGCGGCGTCGAGCACCACAGCGACTCCTCCGAGGCGTACTACCTCGCCACCCCGGGGCTCCAGGTCGTCACCCCGGCGACCGTCGAGGACGCCTACGGACTGCTGCGCGCCGCGATCGCCTCCGACGACCCGGTGGTCTTCCTCGAACCCAAGCGGCTGTACTGGTCCAAGGCCGACTGGTCGCCCGACGCACCCACCGAGGTCGCCCCCCTGGGCCGTGCCCGGATCCGGCGCCGCGGCAGCAGCGCCACGCTGATCACCTACGGCCCGTCACTCCCGGTCTGTATGGAGGCCGCCGAGGCCGCCGGCGCAGAGGGCTGGGACCTGGAAGTGGTCGATCTGCGGTCCCTGATGCCGTTCGACGACGAGACGGTCTGCGCCTCGGTGCGGCGGACCGGGCGGGCCGTGGTCGTCCATGAGTCCAACGGGTTCGGCGGCCCCGGCGGCGAGATAGCGGCCCGGATCACCGAACGCTGCTTCCACCACCTGGAAGCGCCGGTGCTGCGCGTGGCCGGTTTCGACATCCCGTATCCGCCGCCGATGCTGGAGCGGCACCACCTTCCGGGCGTGGACCGGATTCTGGACACCGTCGCCCGCCTCCAGTGGGAGTCGGACTGGACCGAGGGGCGTGGTGAGTGATGGCCGTGGTCCGCGAATTCACCCTGCCCGACCTGGGGGAGGGCCTCACCGAGGCGACGATCGTGCACTGGATGGTCGAGGTCGGCGAGGTGGTGGCCATCGACCAGCCGGTGGTGGAGGTCGAGACCGCCAAGGCGATGGTGGAGGTGCCGTGCCCGTATGGAGGCGTGGTGACCGCCCGCTTCGGTGAGGAGGGGGCCGAAGTCCCGGTGGGGGCACCGCTGGTGACGGTCGCCGTCGGGGCCGTGCCGGATGACCTGGCGGGGGACGGTCCGGGGGCGGGACCGGGGGCGGCCGGCGACGGTGCGGCGGATTCCGGGTCCGGGAATGTGCTCGTCGGGTACGGCACGAGTGCGGCGGCGGCGCGCCGCCGCCGGATCCGGCCGGGGCCCGGAGCGGGCCCAATGGCGGGCGTGCCACGGTCGCCCGGACGGGCGGCGGAC contains these protein-coding regions:
- a CDS encoding TetR/AcrR family transcriptional regulator, which translates into the protein MTMAKRDTYTPDSLLAVAVEVFIERGYDGTSMEHLSKAAGISKSSIYHHVRSKEELLHRAISRALDGLFGVLEEPGALQGRAIERLEHVTRRVAEVLMDELPYVTLLLRVRGNTDTERWAMERRREFDHEVSDLLKQAAADGDLRDDVDIRLATRLLFGMINSIVEWYRPGRGGAVSRDEVAEAVVRTAFAGLRKP
- a CDS encoding Lrp/AsnC family transcriptional regulator, with amino-acid sequence MPDEQMANSGGQPATAAGPPPTASAPPSPAARPLDTIDRSILRMLQTDGRASIRSVADRVHVSRANAYARINRLIEDGVIRGFSALIDQERAGQGASAYITLKIVQNSWRTVRKQLTALPGATHIALVSGDFDVLLLVHTKDNRELRELVLTRIQSIPEVLSTRTLLVFEETDLGPEEE
- the pdhA gene encoding pyruvate dehydrogenase (acetyl-transferring) E1 component subunit alpha — protein: MTVLEQPGSSRNKSSLAGPPPAWQPRVDPTPLLPDAEPYRLLGTDAAARLDSGLLTRLYTELVRGRRYNAQATALTRQGRLAVYPSSTGQEACEVAAALALEDRDWLFPSYRDTLAAVARGLDPVQALTLLRGDWHNGYDPQEHRIAPLCTPLATQLPHAVGLAHAARLKGDEVVALAMVGDGGTSEGDFHEALNFAALWQAPVVFLVQNNGFAISVPLAKQTAAPSLAHKAVGYGMPGRLVDGNDAPAMHEVLTEAVARARRGGGPTLIEAVTYRIEAHTNADDATRYRSDAEVETWQAHDPIALLERELAARDLLTDAFVGATRDGAEQLAADLRERMNADPEVDPMDLFTHVFAEQTSQLRAQAAQLRAELDAESAGHTEDAAGTDGSAEEARP
- a CDS encoding alpha-ketoacid dehydrogenase subunit beta; translation: MTTTAPATARKPATMAQALTRALRDAMADDPSVHVMGEDVGTLGGVFRVTDGLAKEFGEDRCTDTALAEAGILGTAVGMAMYGLRPVVEMQFDAFAYPAFEQLISHVARMRNRTRGALTMPLTIRIPYGGGIGGVEHHSDSSEAYYLATPGLQVVTPATVEDAYGLLRAAIASDDPVVFLEPKRLYWSKADWSPDAPTEVAPLGRARIRRRGSSATLITYGPSLPVCMEAAEAAGAEGWDLEVVDLRSLMPFDDETVCASVRRTGRAVVVHESNGFGGPGGEIAARITERCFHHLEAPVLRVAGFDIPYPPPMLERHHLPGVDRILDTVARLQWESDWTEGRGE